From the Mahella australiensis 50-1 BON genome, the window CTGATATATACTTTTGCCATCTCGAGTTACCACATCCTGAACCTGCCCGGAAGATGGATTGGATGTTTTTACTAGTATGAACAAGCCCTTATCATAGGCTTTACATGCATCTACAAATGGCTTTATGCCATCGAATCCCAGATACGGATTTACTGTTATAAAATCCACATCAAAGGCGTTTTGCGCCACACCATCATCTATAAAGGTTTGCCCAAGATAGGCTGTAGCATAAGCTTGAGCCGTGGCTCCTATATCATTGCGCTTGACATCGCCTATGACTATAAGCCCCTTGCTCTTGGCATAGCGCGCCGTATCGTTAAAGCATTTTATACCGTAGAAGCCGTACATCTCGTAATATGCCATCTGAATCTTGACTGCCGGGACTATATCATATACAGCATCTATTATGCTACGGTTAAACTCCAGTATAGCCTCGCATGCCATTTTCATATCGATACCGGAAGCAAAATACCGTCTTTTTATATGTTCCGGTACATATTCGATACGCGTGTCCAGGCCTATGACCGTAGGATTTTGCTTTGCTACCGACGTTTCTATGAGTTTATCTATTATCATTGCCGTCCCCCTTCGCAATTTGTCCGCCGTAAAGGGCATATCGTCCATTTACTATGGTATACAATACGCGCCCTTTTAATCGCATACCGTCATAGGGCGAATTTTTCCCATTAGATATGAATTTTCCTGTATCCACCGTATATTCGGCGTATGGATCCACTATAGCTACATCTGCGGGCAATCCAATCGATAATTGGCCGGCATTTATGCCCAATATATCGGCCGGCACATGCGTCATCTTGGCTATGAACTGCATAGGTTCGAGTATGTCGGTATCGACCAGATAGGTTATGCCTACAGACAGCGCCGTCTCGAAGCCTGATATGCCAAAAGCCGCATTATATATATCATCGCCCTTGCTTGATAGATCATGAGGTGCATGGTCTGTGGCTATAACATCTATGGTGCCATCTTTCAATCCTGATATTATAGCCTCTACATCGGATGGCGATCGAAGCGGCGGATTAACTTTAGCCGCAGTATTATAGCCTTCAGCCATTTCATCGCTCAGAGAAAAATAATGAGGGCATGTTTCACAAGTAACATTTATGCCCAAGCGTTTCGCCTGCCTTATCATTTCGACAGAGCCGGCAGTGCTGACATGGGCTATATGCAAACGCCCTCCTGTGGAAGCGGCCAATACGATATCGCGGGCTACAATGACCTCTTCGGCGGCTGCCGGTATGCCTTTCAATCCCAGGCGCGTGGCCACCGCTCCATCGTTTATAACGCCATCTGCCGCCAGTCCTTTATCCTCGCAGTGGGCTATGATGGGCATATCGAATGATAAAGCGTACTGCAAGGCCAATCTCATGATACGACTGTTTGCCACGCTGTCCCCGTCATCCGACAGCGCTACGGCACCGGCCTCTTTTAACATTCCAAAAGGTGCTAATTCCTTGCCTTCACGCCCTTTGGTTATACATCCGATCGGATAAACCTTTACTGCAGCCTCTTTCTCAGCTTTAAGGCGTATATATTCTACCATAAGCTTACTATCGATGGGGGGCTGGGTGTTAGGCATGCATGCTACCGATGTAAAACCGCCGGCGGCGGCGCTGCGCGTACCTGTATATATGGTTTCTTTTGATTCGTAACCCGGTTCGCGGAGATGGCAGTGCATATCCACCAATCCTGGAACTATCCATAATCCGCCGGCATCTATGACGCTATCGGCATCGCATTCTATATTATCATCTATAACCTTGATGAAACCTTCTTCTATAAGAAGATCCGATACCCTGTCGGTATGAGAAGATGGGTCTATTATACGGCCGCCTTTAACCAATATCCTCAATATCATCGCCTCCTCCTAATATAAGATACAATAATGCCATGCGTACGGCCACACCGTTTGTAACCTGCCGGCTTATGACCGATTGCGGTCCATTTATGATATCCGCGCTTATTTCCACGCCGATGTTGGCCGGCCTGGGGTGCATCAATATGGCATCACCCTTGGCCATAGCCAGCCTTTGAGCGTTTATACCGAAATAGCGTGTATATTCGGCCAGCGAAGGTACAAGGCCGGCGCTTTGCCTCTCCCTTTGCATGCGCAGGCCCATCACCACATCAGCGTCTTTTATGGCATACTCGACGTCGGACGATACTTGCGCTCCCATAGCCTCGATATCCTTCGGCAGCAGAGTGGGCGGCCCTGCAACTACAACCTGCGCGCCCATTTTGGTTAAGCCCCATATATTGCTGCGCGCCACGCGGCTGTGATATATATCGCCTACTATAGCGACTTTTAATCCATCCAAACAGCCTTTGTATTCAAGCATGGTATACATGTCCAAAAGGGCTTGGGTAGGATGTTCATTCATACCATCTCCGGCATTTATGATAGGTACATCGATCTTTGACGCCATGACGGTCGGAGCACCTGAATACGGATGCCTTATGACAATAGCATCGGCCGCCATCATGGCTATGGTATCCAGGGTATCTTCCAGCGATTCTCCTTTCGCCACGCTGCTGCCTTGTGCAGACATCGATACAACGTGCGCGCCTAAGTACTTGGCGGCTAGTTCAAAAGAAAGGCGCGTGCGCGTGCTGTTTTCATAGAACACTATAGCCACGCTTTTGCCAGATAAAAATTCCATATCCTTTTTGCCTTGTTGTAATAAAGCTTTCATCTTAGCCGTGGTATGCAATATTAGATCTATGGTATCTTTGGACATGTCTCTCAGGCCAAGTATATCATATCCATGTAATGCAGTCTGTCGCATTTATTCCTCCTTTTGTTCAAAAAAAGAGTAGTCGAAAACTACTCTTCTATAACGGCTTTATCCATGCCATCTATCTCTTTGACATATACCGACACGACCTCCGCACTGGAAGTGGGCACATTTTTGCCCACGAAATCAGCTCGTATAGGCAGTTCTCTATGCCCGCGGTCGATGAGTACGGCTAATTGGATTGATTTGGGACGGCCCATATCCATCAGCGCATCCATTGCCGCTCTGACTGTCCTACCGGTAAAGAGCACATCGTCGACCATGACGATTTTTTTATTGGCGATATCGAAAGGAATATCGGTAGTGGTGACTATGCATTTATCGGTGGCATCGCCGCGGTCGTCCCTGTATAGGGTTATATCCAAAACGCCGACTGGGGGCAACAAGCCTTCTACCTGTTGCATTTTATCAGCCAAACGCAAGGCTAAGGGCACGCCGCGACGGTGTATACCTATAAGCACCAGGTCGTCGACGCCTTTGTTGCGTTCTATGATCTCATGAGCTATGCGTGTTATGGCTCGATTTATTGCTATTTCATCCATTATCAGGGCTTTTTCTTTCATCATATTCATCTCCGGGCATAAAAAAATCTTACCTGTGCGGTAAGATTTTACAGATATTTTCTTGCTCTTTGAACTGCAATAACCTTACCAGCCTCACAGGGCCAATTTAAAGGTCGTATACAAATTTTTTATAGTATATCATAAAGAAACAGCGATGTCTATAGGGAATTTTTATGTGTCCTTATACGCTTACACCGAAATAGCCCTGTACTATCAGGCCGAAGATATAAGAAACTCCGGCGGCACCCAAGCCGGATACTACCATCTCTATTATCTTACCCTTTATATTCGCATTGCCTGCAGATATTGAGACTATGGTAGCTACTGCAGCGAGCGCAATGCCCGCCAGAACAGCCGACAGTATGAGCGCTGATATTGAGGATGGCAGCAAAAAGTACGGCAGTACGGGAAAGGCTACCCCCACTATATAAGCAAGCCCGGTAAAAGCCGCCGAACGTATCTCATTCTCGTCGTTCTCCTCTATCAAAAGCTCTATCATAGACTCTTGGTTTTCACCTATCCTATCGGTAACTTCTTTCCCCACATCTTCGGGCATACCGGATTCGGTAAGTTTATCGAGCAATTCCTGTTTGGCCCTGTCCTTGGATACTCCAAAAAGCAATTCCATTTTCCTCCGTATCCCTTCGTTTACCTGCCTTTGCGACCTTACCGATATAAATGTGCCGATAGCCATCGACATCGCCCCCGCCAATCCTACTACAAGGCCGTTTATGCCAACGAACAAAGGATTGGACGGGTATACTGCCGAAAGCCCCGTCACCGCTCCTAAAAGCTCTACCAAGCCGTCGTTCATACCTAGTATGAAATCCCTAACGTTGTTTACCGGCATCACGCTCTTTTGGTTCTCAAAGAAGCTCTCATGATCCAATTCATCCTCGATTATCTTATTTAACCCTTCTTTTTCTTCTGTAGTTAAGTCCCCCGATGAAAGGAACTCGGCGTAAGCCTCTATGCTAGTGGATTCTCCCATTTCAAGGATCGACGTATAAAGCCCGGCGCCAAGCAGTTTCCTCAAAAATTTAGAAAGCGTTAGTTTTAGATTGCCAGTGCTTGACTTCGGTTCATATCCTCGATTTTTCAAAAATATATACCAAAATTTAACATGTTCTGCTTCGATATCATGAAGTTCGAGAAATTTGCTCTTGTTTGCGCTGTCGCTTTCGCTTTTAGCCAAATAAAAATACAGTTTGGCTGCATCGAATTCCTCTTTGTAAAAGGAATACGCTTTTTTTATACTATCTGTCACCATCATCGCCCCCTATAATATATTGCATATAGATCACGTCCAGCCATCGATCGAATTTATAGCCAGCTTCCCTTATACATCCTGCAGTCTGAAAGCCCATCTTCCGATGAAGTTTTATGCTGGCTTCATTATCGCCGGCTATAACAGCTATGATATTATGATACTTAAATCTTTTGGCACTGCCTACAAGATGCTGTAAAATAAGCGTGCCAGCACCTATGCGCTGGTACTCTGGATCTATATATATCGAATCCTCAACGGTAAATCTATAACCTGGTCTCGCAGCAAACTGGCTTAAACTGCCCCATCCTATTACGTCCTTGTTATATGTAGCTACCAACACAGGATATCGATTATTATGAGATAAAAACCATCTATATCTGTCATCCATAGACGGAGGCTCTATATCGAATGAGGATGTAGTATGCAGCACAGCATACCTGTATATGCGGTTTATATCCTCTAAATCTCCGACCACAGCATTCCTGACAACGATGCCCATAAATGCGGTTTTACCCCCTTATACGTGAAATATAGTATAACCTATTATAGCAGATTTGTGTCCATAATACCATCCGCATTTGCATTTACCACTGTAGGGGTCTATAATATTAGCATGGTAACCAATCAACTATTATTTGCAAGAAAGGGTTTGCTGTAATGTCTCATAAAGATGAAGAGAATATGATCAAGGAGGAAATTGAGGAAGGATATCCGGAAATATTGGGAAATACACTTCAAAAAAATTTTTTTGTAGAAGAATTAGCGCAAAATGAATCATTATTAAATAAACGCATATGGACATTGGCATGGCCGGCCATGTTGGAGCTGTTGCTTATGTCTCTTTTCGGTATGATCGATATGGTCATGGTAGGAAATATAAACAAGCAATCTTTGGCAGCAGTCGGCTTGACTAATCAACCTACACAATTAGCCTTGGCTGTGTTTCAGGCCCTCAACGTAGGCAGCACGGCTTTAGTGGCGCGCTTTATAGGTGCGGGCGACAGAGAAAAGGCTAAAGCTGTAGTTCGGCAGTCGCTGGTTCTAGTGCTTATAATGGGCACAGCCGTTAGTATATTAGGATTCATATTTGCAGAAGACGTCGTAGCCTTTATGGGCGCAGAATCCGATGTATTGCCGCTTGGCACGATATACTTTCAAATAATATCGGTTGGATGGATATTCACCACTATATCGATGGGCATGGCAGCCGTATTAAGAGGCGTCGGCGACACTATGACGCCAATGCGTTACAATGTAATCTCAAATTTACTCAATGTGTTGGGCAACTATATATTTATATACGGCAAATTGGGATTTCCCGCTATGGGGGTGGCTGGTGCGGCCCTTTCCACTACTATAACTCGCAGCATAGCAGCAATTATGGCATTATATGTTATTTACAAGCCTGGTTCGAGCATAGGTTTATCGCTTAAAGACAACTACCGCTTCGATAAGGATTTATTAAAACGCTTGTTGAATGTGGGGCTGCCTTCTGCTGCGGAACAACTATTGCTGCGTACTGGGCAACTCGTGTTTGTACGCACGGTGGCCAGTTTAGGCACTGCTGTAATAGCTGCTCATCAGATAGTACTAAATGTATTCGGCCTATCATTTACGCCAGGGCAAGCTTTTGGTATGGCGGCTACTACTCTGGTTGGGCAAAGCCTTGGCGCTAGAAGACCCGATATTGCCGAACGATGCGGTTATGCAGCTCGCCGGATAGGTATGTATATAGCCATGAGTATGGCTGTTGCATTTTTCTTCTTTGGTTCTTACATAGCCGACCTATTTACAAATGAGCCGGATATAATAGCTATGGCGGCTACATCTATGAAAATAATAGCGGTTATACAGCCGATGCAATCGACGCAATTTATATTGGCCGGGGCTCTAAGAGGTGCCGGCGATACGCGGTGGCCTCTATACTCTTCATTTATAGGCATCTGGGGTATACGTATTGTATTGGCCAAATTATTTATAGAAATGGGATGGGGATTGGTCGGCGCATGGCTAGCGCAAGGGTGCGATCAGATATTTCGTTCCATATTCATTTACAGCCGCTATAAGACGGGGTATTGGAAAAAGATCCGAGTTTAGCCCGGATCTTTTTATGCTCTTATTTGTCCGTTACCGTATATAATGTACTTTATAGTGGTCAACTCCTTTAATCCCATAGGTCCTCTGGCATGCAGCTTTTGCGTGCTTATGCCTATCTCGGCTCCGAAGCCGAATTCTCCTCCGTCAGTGAACCGCGTGGAAGCGTTGACGTAAACGGCCGCGGCGTCTACTTCCTGTAAAAACCGCTGGGCATGTTGATAATCGTTGGTTACTATAGCCTCTGAATGTTTTGTGCCGTATTTATTTACATGTTCTATTGCTTGATCGATGCCGTCTACCACCTTGACAGCCAATATATAATCCAGGTATTCAGTAGCCCAATCCTCTTCTGTAGCAGCTTTACAACTCGGATATATAGAACACGTTACCTTGCAACCACGCAGTTCCACATTCTTTTGCTCCAAAGCTGGCAAAGCAACAGGCAAAAACGCCTCCGCTATGGCCTTATCTACGAGCAATGTTTCAGCTGCATTGCATACGGCCGGGCGACTGGTCTTTGCATTTACTATTATGTCGGTGGCCATGTTTATATCGGCGTCGCCGTCTACATAAACGTGACAATTGCCCACTCCTGTCTCAATAGTAGGTACAGTAGCATTCTCCACAACTGTACGTATGAGACCGGCACCACCCCGCGGTATCAGCACGTCTATATAGCCATGAAGTTTCATCATATCGACAGCGCTTTGCCTGTCGGTATCCTCTATTAATTGTATGGAGTTCTCGGGAATGCCGACTTGTGTTGCTGCTTTCGCTAATATATCCACAATGGCCTTATTTGAATTAATAGCCTCTGAACCGCCGCGCAGGATAACGGCATTGCCGGTTTTAAGGCATAAACCCACCGCATCTGCGGTAACATTGGGCCGCGCCTCGTATATTATGCCTATAACGCCCAGTGGCACACGCTGCTGGCCTATGAGCAAGCCATTCGGGCGCTTCCACATAGACACGACCTCACCCACAGGATCGGACAAATCCCTGACCATGCGCAAGCCATCGGCCATCTGAGCTATGCGTTTGTCATTTAACGACAATCTATCCAGCATAGCTGTACCGATACCGCGCGCTTTAGCATCGTTAATGTCATTTGTATTGGCGGATAATATTCTATCCTTATTGCTTTCCAAAGCGTCAGCCATGGCATCTAGCGCCTGATTTTTAATCGCGGTGGAAGCATTGGCTAATGGATAAGCTGCCTGTCTGGCCCGTTTTCCTATTTCTTGTACGCTCAACATATCGCGTTGCTCTCCTTCTTGCCGTTTTTATCAGGTATAAATACCGTACCTATGTCTTTGCCTTCTATGAGTTCATAAATATTATGCGGTTCATTGCCGTTGATTATAGCCATCGGTATGCCGTAACCGCCCGCTATCTTGGCGGCCATGATCTTGGTCCTCATGCCGCCCGTTCCCCTCTCAGTACCCTTATCGTCGGCTATGCTTTCTATATGGACGTCTATATCGTATACCTCCGGTATAAGCACCGCTCCGTCATGGCGGTGCGGATCGCAAGTATACAAGCCATCTATATCCGACAGCAATATGAGCAGCGAAGCATCGACCAACGCGGCCACTATAGCCGATAGCGTATCGTTGTCGCCGAATTCTATTTCTTCAGTTGCGACGGTGTCGTTCTCGTTGACAACAGGTATGACATTCATGGACAACAGCGTATTTAAAGTATTGCAAGCGTTTTTGCGTGTATGCAGATTATCTACTATATCCTTGGTCAGCAATACTTGAGCCGTAGTTTGGCCATACTCACCGAAAATCTTACCGTACACATGCATCAGTATACCCTGGCCTATCGCCGCCATAGCTTGCTTCTCAGCTATACTGGTCGGTGGGTGCAGCGGTCCCAATTTAGCGGCGCCCACGCTGATAGCGCCCGATGTAACCAGTATGACATCCTTACCCTGATTCTTGAAATCCGATAATACGCGGACCAGCCTCTCTATGCGCTGAAGGTTCAATTTGCCGGTATCGTATGTAAGCGTCGACGTACCGACTTTAACCACTATCCGCGTGCAATATTTAAGTCTCTCCCGAATATTTTCCACGAAAAATTACCCCGTCTTCGATAATATTGTTACTATTATTTTAATCCAGCATTGCGATTTTGGCAATAAAAAGGTTCATTATGTGTTATCTATTTTATCTATAAATTCTCTTGCTGTTACTATTTTGATGCCGTTATACCCCTTTACTTGAAGCAAATGTTGATCACCCGATATGATAAACTCACACTCGCCAACTACGGCGCATTCCAAAAAGATATTATCCTTGGGATCTTCTGTTATAACCTCTATTTTTAGCTGTGGATTTACCACAATCACCTGATCTAAAGATAAAAGTCTGTCCAACAGATCAAGCCTTTCTTTTATGCTGCCTAAAGCAGAGAATTTATCTCTGAGCAAAACGGCGCTGTACTCTTTCACAATTTCACCGCTTATAACAGGGATAAATCTACGCATAACCCAGTAATCGAGAACCTTTGCGGGAAAGCTTTTATTGCTGATCATGCCAGAAATTAGCACATTTGTGTCAATTACTGCCCGCATTTCGTTCTTCCTCTATTTCATTTTCCACGTCTGTTTCAGTAAGACCTGCTTTTTCAGCTCTGGCCCTAAATTCATTCAGTATTTGAGCAATCTCTGCTTCTTTAGCTTTTTCAGCTAACGCCTTTAGTTCATTGTACATCGAATAACCGATGATAACACCCTTTGGTTCTGACCTGGAAGATACGATTAACACCTCGCCTTTTTCTGCCTCTTCCAGATATTCGCCAAGCTTGGGCCTTATTTTATCTATACCAACTATTTTTTCCATTTTAGCACCTCGTTAATTTTAACATTCATCTTTACATATATGTTAACATATATCTTAATAAAAATCAATACATAATTTTACCGCAGTATATACCATACTTATTCCACACGCGTTAATACACCACCATCCATCTCATAGACAGTGTCGCATAGCGCCTCTATATCTTCCGCATAATGCGATGATAAGATAATAGTGGTGCCTTCTTGATTTAATTCTTTGAGCACCTTGCGAATTTCTATGACCCCTTGTTTATCAAGACCGTTCATAGGCTCGTCCAATATCAATAACGGCGGCCTTTCCATAATAGCCTGCGCTATCCCAAGTCGATGTCTCATTCCCAAGGAATACTTGCTGACATGCTTTTTAAGGTTAGGATCCAACCCCACTAGCTTCAGCGTTTCGTGAATTTCATCGTCCGATATCTTTCTGTGTATGGATGCAAGCAACTTGAGATTTTTATAACCGCTCATTGAATTTATGAAACCGGGATCCTCGATAACAATACCCATTTCTTGCGGTGCACCAACTTTAATAGCCTCACCTTTTATAAGAATTTTACCTGAGCTTAATATCATGAATCCGCAAATACATTTAAACAGCACTGTTTTGCCAGAACCGTTTCGGCCGATAATACCATGTATCCTGCCGGTTTCGAATTTGACCGTCACATGGTTTAAAGCGGTTGTATCCTTAAACTGTTTGACAGCATCGAATACCTCTACTATATACTCTGACATGTCAAAACTCTCCTTTATGTATCTCAAGGTCTCTTTTGCAAAACACTACAACAGAAATTATGCTTAATAAAGCAATAGCAATTAACAGACAAATAATTGCATATGTTGGCGATGGCATACTACCTGTGCCATGCCAATCAAGATAGCTGATGCTGCTCCAGGAAATAGGGGACAAATAATAAATCCATTTTCCGAGACTAATAGTACCAAGAAATGCCGAAAAATAAGCGATGCCGGTAAAGATGGCAGCAGCGACTATACCGACCATCTCCTCTATAACAATATTAAAACAGCAAATCAACACGCCGATAAATGCTGTAACCAACCAGAACATGGTAAATGACAAAATAGTTGCTTGTATGGGCGTCAATATATCAAGTAATTCTTCATACGGCATGAAATTAAGGGCTACCCCAGTTTGTTCCATGATCTCAGATGGCGATTTAGAAATTGCATACAACAATTGCCCCCAATCGGTTGTGAATTCTATTCTTGGGAGTAACATAAATATAGATATCAAGAAAAAACAGGATGTATACACAAAACTCGATAAATAAATATAAAGTACCTGGCCGATTATCCAGTCATATCGACCAATTCGTATAACTAAAAATGGCATGTGCCCATCCGCAAAAGGTGCATTGCAGTATAACATGGTGGTTAAACTACCAAAAATAATAAACATGGTAGGATGAGTCATAAAAAATGGGAACACCCATGGAGTAGCATTGACTTCAAGGTAAGCTGCTATTTTAGGTATATCTGAAAATGTATAATAGCCAAAAATAATGATAATAGCAAGGATCACGTACATGCGCGGAGTGATGATCCATTTCTTAAAATTGATTTTAGAGCATAGCACAATTTCTTTCAGATTATGCACGGCTTACCCTCCTTTTCATTTGTACTGTTGCAGCGATACCCATAAGGCTGCATAAAACTAAAACAGTTGTCAATTTTATAAGCAGTGTAGCAAACGGCGATCCTACATCATAAATCCCATCAAACCATAAAATCGGGTTTAAATATCCAGGAAGTTCTCGTCCGCTGGTAAAGCGAGTCAATGTGAACTGGAGCACCACGGGTGATGCTGCCGCAACAAAGCGATTTGGTATATAAACGGAAATCCACATTGCGCATACGGCCATCAATGCGCCAGTAAATCCGAAATGGGCTATATATAGGAGCATACCAAGTAAAACATA encodes:
- the pyrF gene encoding orotidine-5'-phosphate decarboxylase — its product is MIIDKLIETSVAKQNPTVIGLDTRIEYVPEHIKRRYFASGIDMKMACEAILEFNRSIIDAVYDIVPAVKIQMAYYEMYGFYGIKCFNDTARYAKSKGLIVIGDVKRNDIGATAQAYATAYLGQTFIDDGVAQNAFDVDFITVNPYLGFDGIKPFVDACKAYDKGLFILVKTSNPSSGQVQDVVTRDGKSIYQIVGQLVEEWGQDVIGQFGYSAVGAVVGATYPEQLLRLRQDMKHTYFLVPGYGAQGASAEDIINGFDEHGLGAIVNASRSIICAYKSDKWSKAFKPEEFYQAARCEAIDMRNDIATAMIMKR
- a CDS encoding dihydroorotase; this encodes MRILVKGGRIIDPSSHTDRVSDLLIEEGFIKVIDDNIECDADSVIDAGGLWIVPGLVDMHCHLREPGYESKETIYTGTRSAAAGGFTSVACMPNTQPPIDSKLMVEYIRLKAEKEAAVKVYPIGCITKGREGKELAPFGMLKEAGAVALSDDGDSVANSRIMRLALQYALSFDMPIIAHCEDKGLAADGVINDGAVATRLGLKGIPAAAEEVIVARDIVLAASTGGRLHIAHVSTAGSVEMIRQAKRLGINVTCETCPHYFSLSDEMAEGYNTAAKVNPPLRSPSDVEAIISGLKDGTIDVIATDHAPHDLSSKGDDIYNAAFGISGFETALSVGITYLVDTDILEPMQFIAKMTHVPADILGINAGQLSIGLPADVAIVDPYAEYTVDTGKFISNGKNSPYDGMRLKGRVLYTIVNGRYALYGGQIAKGDGNDNR
- a CDS encoding aspartate carbamoyltransferase catalytic subunit, translated to MRQTALHGYDILGLRDMSKDTIDLILHTTAKMKALLQQGKKDMEFLSGKSVAIVFYENSTRTRLSFELAAKYLGAHVVSMSAQGSSVAKGESLEDTLDTIAMMAADAIVIRHPYSGAPTVMASKIDVPIINAGDGMNEHPTQALLDMYTMLEYKGCLDGLKVAIVGDIYHSRVARSNIWGLTKMGAQVVVAGPPTLLPKDIEAMGAQVSSDVEYAIKDADVVMGLRMQRERQSAGLVPSLAEYTRYFGINAQRLAMAKGDAILMHPRPANIGVEISADIINGPQSVISRQVTNGVAVRMALLYLILGGGDDIEDIG
- the pyrR gene encoding bifunctional pyr operon transcriptional regulator/uracil phosphoribosyltransferase PyrR codes for the protein MKEKALIMDEIAINRAITRIAHEIIERNKGVDDLVLIGIHRRGVPLALRLADKMQQVEGLLPPVGVLDITLYRDDRGDATDKCIVTTTDIPFDIANKKIVMVDDVLFTGRTVRAAMDALMDMGRPKSIQLAVLIDRGHRELPIRADFVGKNVPTSSAEVVSVYVKEIDGMDKAVIEE
- a CDS encoding VIT1/CCC1 transporter family protein, giving the protein MVTDSIKKAYSFYKEEFDAAKLYFYLAKSESDSANKSKFLELHDIEAEHVKFWYIFLKNRGYEPKSSTGNLKLTLSKFLRKLLGAGLYTSILEMGESTSIEAYAEFLSSGDLTTEEKEGLNKIIEDELDHESFFENQKSVMPVNNVRDFILGMNDGLVELLGAVTGLSAVYPSNPLFVGINGLVVGLAGAMSMAIGTFISVRSQRQVNEGIRRKMELLFGVSKDRAKQELLDKLTESGMPEDVGKEVTDRIGENQESMIELLIEENDENEIRSAAFTGLAYIVGVAFPVLPYFLLPSSISALILSAVLAGIALAAVATIVSISAGNANIKGKIIEMVVSGLGAAGVSYIFGLIVQGYFGVSV
- a CDS encoding GNAT family N-acetyltransferase encodes the protein MGIVVRNAVVGDLEDINRIYRYAVLHTTSSFDIEPPSMDDRYRWFLSHNNRYPVLVATYNKDVIGWGSLSQFAARPGYRFTVEDSIYIDPEYQRIGAGTLILQHLVGSAKRFKYHNIIAVIAGDNEASIKLHRKMGFQTAGCIREAGYKFDRWLDVIYMQYIIGGDDGDR
- a CDS encoding MATE family efflux transporter — its product is MSHKDEENMIKEEIEEGYPEILGNTLQKNFFVEELAQNESLLNKRIWTLAWPAMLELLLMSLFGMIDMVMVGNINKQSLAAVGLTNQPTQLALAVFQALNVGSTALVARFIGAGDREKAKAVVRQSLVLVLIMGTAVSILGFIFAEDVVAFMGAESDVLPLGTIYFQIISVGWIFTTISMGMAAVLRGVGDTMTPMRYNVISNLLNVLGNYIFIYGKLGFPAMGVAGAALSTTITRSIAAIMALYVIYKPGSSIGLSLKDNYRFDKDLLKRLLNVGLPSAAEQLLLRTGQLVFVRTVASLGTAVIAAHQIVLNVFGLSFTPGQAFGMAATTLVGQSLGARRPDIAERCGYAARRIGMYIAMSMAVAFFFFGSYIADLFTNEPDIIAMAATSMKIIAVIQPMQSTQFILAGALRGAGDTRWPLYSSFIGIWGIRIVLAKLFIEMGWGLVGAWLAQGCDQIFRSIFIYSRYKTGYWKKIRV
- a CDS encoding glutamate-5-semialdehyde dehydrogenase, whose translation is MSVQEIGKRARQAAYPLANASTAIKNQALDAMADALESNKDRILSANTNDINDAKARGIGTAMLDRLSLNDKRIAQMADGLRMVRDLSDPVGEVVSMWKRPNGLLIGQQRVPLGVIGIIYEARPNVTADAVGLCLKTGNAVILRGGSEAINSNKAIVDILAKAATQVGIPENSIQLIEDTDRQSAVDMMKLHGYIDVLIPRGGAGLIRTVVENATVPTIETGVGNCHVYVDGDADINMATDIIVNAKTSRPAVCNAAETLLVDKAIAEAFLPVALPALEQKNVELRGCKVTCSIYPSCKAATEEDWATEYLDYILAVKVVDGIDQAIEHVNKYGTKHSEAIVTNDYQHAQRFLQEVDAAAVYVNASTRFTDGGEFGFGAEIGISTQKLHARGPMGLKELTTIKYIIYGNGQIRA
- the proB gene encoding glutamate 5-kinase; the protein is MENIRERLKYCTRIVVKVGTSTLTYDTGKLNLQRIERLVRVLSDFKNQGKDVILVTSGAISVGAAKLGPLHPPTSIAEKQAMAAIGQGILMHVYGKIFGEYGQTTAQVLLTKDIVDNLHTRKNACNTLNTLLSMNVIPVVNENDTVATEEIEFGDNDTLSAIVAALVDASLLILLSDIDGLYTCDPHRHDGAVLIPEVYDIDVHIESIADDKGTERGTGGMRTKIMAAKIAGGYGIPMAIINGNEPHNIYELIEGKDIGTVFIPDKNGKKESNAIC
- a CDS encoding putative toxin-antitoxin system toxin component, PIN family, whose amino-acid sequence is MRAVIDTNVLISGMISNKSFPAKVLDYWVMRRFIPVISGEIVKEYSAVLLRDKFSALGSIKERLDLLDRLLSLDQVIVVNPQLKIEVITEDPKDNIFLECAVVGECEFIISGDQHLLQVKGYNGIKIVTAREFIDKIDNT
- a CDS encoding type II toxin-antitoxin system prevent-host-death family antitoxin; protein product: MEKIVGIDKIRPKLGEYLEEAEKGEVLIVSSRSEPKGVIIGYSMYNELKALAEKAKEAEIAQILNEFRARAEKAGLTETDVENEIEEERNAGSN
- a CDS encoding ABC transporter ATP-binding protein, with translation MSEYIVEVFDAVKQFKDTTALNHVTVKFETGRIHGIIGRNGSGKTVLFKCICGFMILSSGKILIKGEAIKVGAPQEMGIVIEDPGFINSMSGYKNLKLLASIHRKISDDEIHETLKLVGLDPNLKKHVSKYSLGMRHRLGIAQAIMERPPLLILDEPMNGLDKQGVIEIRKVLKELNQEGTTIILSSHYAEDIEALCDTVYEMDGGVLTRVE